In Mugil cephalus isolate CIBA_MC_2020 chromosome 7, CIBA_Mcephalus_1.1, whole genome shotgun sequence, the sequence ccgCGACAAACAAGACCGTCTCCTGCAAAGGCACATTTAAACCGTACACACATAATATCATTGCTAATACTGTGTATTTCTCAggaaaacaggatgttgttagcgggggccgTTAGATgctacatgtgtttgtgtcctgctgcatcctgctggggagggcTGCTACCATCTAAGAGTGGCATTACTATCGGGAggggctgtctggtctggtctggtctacatgtctaagtaacatccacgtgaatgccaggtccaaacgtttcccaacagaacattgtagtgtcacaagatggtcaatgttatttatgtctcagtggtcataatgttgtggctgatcagtgtttttCATCATTGAAGCATGCTGCCTTCATTTACACTTTTCCTTTACAATAAATAGGTAAATTAAGTTACATGCAAGTTAAATAAAACGCAAAATTTAACTCTCTAATCTGCATTCTGTTATTAACCACAGTAGCATCCTAAAACGAGACGACTGCAGATGCATccgatcttttttcttttttgttaccCCTCTTTGACCGCCGCTGCTTACTCGTAAATATGGAGTCGTCATCTTCGTCGTCATCCTCGTCGTCATCCACgtcgtcgtcctcgtcgtccTTGTACATGCTGGGCAGGTCTTCGTAGTCAGACTCGCTCGGCATGTTCTCCTTGTCGTCCTCGTAGTCGATGATCACAGATGGCACTTCTCTCCTGTCCAGGGGAGCGCACTGACCGCCGCCGTGCAAAGCAGAACTGGTGGAGGGAAAGGGAGACGTGTAAGGGTGGTTTTGACCCAGATTTTGCGTATTGATGTGATGGATAATGTTTGTGGGCATAACATTTGGCCTTGATGAAAAGATTCAAAAGTAGGCAAGCCtctattttctctttatatacATGCAGTATTACTGAAACAATATCCCTGGGAAACCCTTCATGtgccaaaaaaatataaataaatgggcCTCTAGCTTCTGGTACGGAGCATTATGACGGCTTAGTGGAGTTTTAATCCAAGTACTAAAGGAGTAAAGATGTATAACAACAGCTGAATGAAAGTGGAATACAAAGAGCCTGAAAACAAACTAAGTGCAAGTCCTACGCAACGCCATGCAATTCTCTAACTAACACAGAGCAGGAGAATTATACAAACTTGTGTAATACATAACAAcgtgaaaaaaaagcaacttctGCTACTTCCATATCCCCTGGTTTCGGTGAAAAGATTCTAATGTAGGAGATTACATAACGTCCAATCCGCCGCCGTGTCCctttttctccaaaaaaaaaaaaaaaaaaacgaagaacGCGGCTCTTGTAAAGAGCAGCTGGTCATGTTATGTCAGGCCAACTGCTGGAGGGACGCCTACTCCACGCACCCGGGCCCCACACGTACACACGCTCGCTTAAAAATTAGGCCATGCTGCCCTGTGAGGCAGTGTGCCGATTTAGACCTGTACCACAGTCCTACGGCGCTGCCAGGACGCGGCCTCAATAACTCCAGAGTGTGATCTGAAAATAGtggacaagctgctgctgcgAAAAATACGGGCTAATAAACAGGCTAATTCTTCTCTTGCTTTCTTTTCGCTCGTCACTTGGGCTGGTGCCATTCAGGCGACAGCTTTCGCGCTGAAACGGAGACTCGCAAAGTGTAGAGGAAAAATGTTGTCACCAGCAGAAATCAGATTTGGAATATAGTTCTGTTACATAAgatgtgcattttttatttttatttttttaaatacacaaaagtgTTAACCTGAAATATGTAAAGCGCAGACCAACACGGGATGATCCCGCTCAGCCCTCGCACGATTAGATTTAATGACTTGGGTGCAGACAGCTACTGACCTTTCAAACCTCTGCATGGAGAGCGCCAGGGTTTTATTGAGCTCCTCGATGATCCGGCTGGGGGTGTGCAAGCTGCCGTACTGCAGCTGGAGCGGGTGGCCGTGGCTCTGGTGGAAGCCGGACAGGCCGGCGAGCTGAGAGGGCAGCAGGGCGATGTGGTGGGGCGGCGGCCCGCACTTCTGCCCGAGGCCGCTGAGCGGGttcggggacggggacggggaggaggaggagtccagcCCCCCCGGAGGCACGCAAATCATCACTTTCTTGGGAGGCAGAGGTGGAGAGTGCTTACTGCCTGGCATGCAGGGCAACTTCATTGGCTGGCAAGAATCTGGGGGACACAAAGGaaggtatgttttttttgcgGTTTGCTGCGGCGTGCTGACAAACAAGGCTCGTGGATGATCAGACGTGGCTCAGGCGTCAGCACTCAGAGTGGTGAGAATTAGGCCAGTGTAATGCCACTTCCCTCGACTGACAGATTGacaatgacagagagagagtccAGCTGACCTAACCGCGGGGTGGGGGATTTAATGAGACTACTATAATCCGACGTACATGTGCAGCAGTGCAGGTACAGCTTAACGCGAAAGCAGCCGTGGCTCATGCATCCAAACAAGGGTTTGCagtaattaaaaacataaataaataaacaaaaaccagCATGCGGTTAATTGAATAAATACTGGTTGTGAGTACGGAAGAAACGGACGGAGAGAATGGAGGGAGCCACAAAGGGCTGTTAACTGAAACGACTCACCTGTGCTATGGTTTGGGATCCTAGAGAAAGGCTTCGGAGGGAGAGCAGGAGGTTGTTTGTGGTAGAGGGGCGGCTTGGCGGGGGTGTCCTGATGGTCGCCTGGAAAGGTGACAGATTTCTTGGTGGGCAGGACCATAGACGACTTAAGAGGGGGCTCCTGAGTGCAGACGCTGCCGTCCATCGAGGATCGGAATTCAACCGTAGCTGAAACggcgggtggggggggagaGGCAAACAACGTCAAAAATTAGACACTTCCCGAACTGACTGTTCAAAACTAAGTTTAAAAGTGAACTCCGGGACGTTCAGAGAcaacggcggcggcggctgagGCTGTTTAACAACCCGAGAGCTTTTTTATCAGCGAAAACCAGACCCTGGAACGGTGGCAGACGAGCAGTTTGGCAGAACTTTTGCTTGTGGGCGCTTTTACAGTTCTGAGCcacttgatgttttttttttttttttgcgtgatCACATTTTAAGGCTGACAAGGCAAATCGCAACGCTGCTCACACATCCTGACAAACAATGAATTGATTTTGCGAGCCCGCCTCCCCCCCCCACATCCACCAAACCGCATCTCGAGAGAGCAGCCTTTTATGCACAAAACCACAGGAACGCTTGTAAAAAatctgtggaaagaaaaaaatgaaagtcctcccagggttttctttttatagtAACTGAAGATATTTAAGTCACACGTTGTCATGTTTTAGAAAGCTGTCGAGCTGTACTTGTAGGTCATTTTCAAGCTTTCATTTTGAAGAAGAAGCATTGGATTGTGCACTATTTTTAAGTTCGATCGTTGAGATGGCCGACTCTGCAGCGTCTAATTTGGAACGAGCCTAGTGACGACGGGGTTTGGCCGGCGCACGTTGCGGTAAATCCGGGCACAGAGGGCTCCTGTCAAAGGTGGTGACCGGTTAAAGCCGATTACAATCcggcagccaatcacagacaaattaaatgtttgatttgaatgcacaaaaacagacactgtGGATCTTTCAATGTGCGCATACGGGGGTTTTCGCGGGGCAGGAGAACTGAGCAACACCTGGCATCATTTATATGCGTTCTTAGGAGTGGCACAGATGATgtgcataaataaaagctgGGGAGAAGCTTTTGCTTTGCATCCTTTGAATGCAATATTCAAATTATATTCACACTCAATAGGAGATTCGTCTTAGCTTTGACATCAAACAATGCTTTTATATATTTGaacagtccaaaaaaatcagttaaacaataatatatatatatgtatatatagagagagagatataaagatatagatatagatataaaaaGGCcatgtgtttcctttcttttcacaACTTGTCAAGGCTGGACTTTCTCGCTTCctctcgttttttttatttttttatcctgaggCACCGAGCGCCCGCTGTCAGACTCAAATATCTTCTCCAGCTTTGAATGCGAGATGTCAGCGGCACATCAAATCAAGATCAAAGAGTTTATGAAGCGCTACAAAATTTCCATGATGAACGATTATATCTCTTGATGCCCCGTTCCAAATCTTGGAAGAGCGCGCACCAGAGACGGCTGATTAATGAAGAGATGAATAACTGAAGGCCTCCCGATTTAGCACACCGCGTCTAACCCGCTCTTGTAGATTCTACTGAAATtcgagacactttttttttttttttccctctttcccaGCTCCGTTAAAATCAGACTGCACGAGTGCGTGAAATCGGCTCACCTTTTTCAAAGATCTCCTTCAGCACTCCTCTCTTGATAAGCTCATCTCTGCTCTGTCGGACGGACATCTTCCTCTCCAAAGCTGTGGGGACAAGAGGGTTCAGATTGAgaagattcagaaaactttatttaaatctggGGGACACAGCTTAAGGGACATGTGAGCGGCATGACACttttaaagaaaccaaaaacaaaagaacaatttATAACCAAGAAAAAAGTTATGAGAAGTATTTGGAACGCTCTAAACCGCCCATAGAGGATGTAAACATGGTCGTATGAATAAAGGGAATAAGAAAAGACAGATATATTTACTGTCATCCATAGAAGCTGCATACATCTTTAATTTTGATCAACGCATTCGctaaatagaagaagaagaaaacaaactggcAAAATACACCACATTTTTTGTTACACCGAAGAAAAGGCCACACTGAAGGATGACACATCTATGCTGCAGCAACTCCAGGTGACCGTTCGTCATGGCAACACAATGCGCTCTCCCGTTCGGGAGTCTTAAGGAGCTCAGCGGTCTGATAATTAGTGGTCAGATCAGCGATGGAAGGATTTGACCTGATAAACGGGGGCTCAAAGAAATGCTGGGACATCTCGCCCTCGGCACTGTCTGGGACGAGCGGCACGCCTCGGCTCGTTGTTTCACAGACGGGTTTTGGCCCTGCGCTGGAGACCAACATCATCATTCTCGGTATTTAAGTAAAAACACTGAGTTACTTCAGCATTGCGCGTCTCGATACAGTTTTAGGCTGCGGCCTCGAGCGCACTGCCTGCAgccatcatttgtttttttttcttaaatatcaGCAAATTTTAACTAGCTTAGACAGTCGCATCGTGACAAAAAGATACGCCTATATGCAACTTTAAAAGGATGTCAcggtcttaaaaaaaaaactaaaataataaaaagatagCTGTGAAGTCTGGAGAACAGAAAATGTTCCCAGGCAAGGCGAACGGTTCTACTTTCGTGAGGCATGGACTTAATGGATTTTCTGGATTGTCACAATTGATTATAGCAGCTAGGACTTTAGCAATAGCCGGGCACTGcagtgggaaaataaaagaaggaaaatctgtGCTTTCAGTAACTTTCTATGGAACGCAAGGGCCTGTTGCCATCATCATTAACATTAACCAAATGCACCAacattgtccagtgttgttatATTAGACAAAGCCCAACAGCTCCTAAAATCTGTTGATAATTTGTTGCCTCTTCTGAGCCGTAAAATGCAAAACTACTGGCGGCGATTAACAAAGGAGAAAAGAGATATTGCAGAAACACTACAACTCGTAGTGATACATTATGCACGGGATGGCATGTCCCATAGCTACCGCTTGCTTCTATTTATAGGCTTCAAAAGTCGAGGCACTTCAGATGTTCTATCGGCAAGGAAGAACGAAAGCAGTTAAGAATCAAGTTTTCACAGCCTGGCCCTGCATAGGAACCAATCAGGAATGTGAAATGAGGACGAGCAGCAACGCTAGAGCAACGTGCACAGCAGGGCCCGTCCCTCAGGACGCCTGTAAGACCACCTCCTGAGGAAGATCACCGACCTGGACATGTTGTTTTACATACAAGTCGTGTACCTCCCTGCTATGTCACAGCGTTCAATGCTAAAACATCCACAGAGTAGacttgtgaaaaaaataaaaaaaatagcagcttgACCTCTCAACAAGGTGaatttaaaagcacaaaataagaaaaatgtcagaGTGGCAGAGCCTCAAGGCAGAAATGTGGATACTGTGCGCTTCAGTGTTATGAAATACCACAGCCGAGCATGTTATCATGCTCCATTATAACCGTACGCTCCATTATAAGTTCCTCCAGGATGCCGGATGTTCAGAATCACTCCACACTTCAAAAGTTTTCCAAGAGAAGTCTGTTTGAGACTAGCTCAAAGGGAAGAATTagttaagcaaaaaaaaagattttgtgggggtgggggtaaaaaaaaaaaaaaaaaaatacgtgaCCAAAATATCACCAGTATTTCCCACAGCTGGAGCCCTGGGAGGTGGTGAACTGAAGACGGTGTGAAATCAAAAGTAATTGTGCCATTTGCACATGCTATTTGGGGATGCTAATGCAGGCAgctccatcaaaaaaaaaaagggggggggttTTCTTGCTGTAGGGAACAAATTTAACATTCACAACAAATATATTAAGGTGATAGTAAATTGACTGACGGGGAATCAACAAGGaggatttgttttgttcagagTAAAAGCGGCTGATTATGTTGGTTCCAAGAAACATCAAAGGTATGAGGACGGAGTGAGCCCTCAAACATGTGCAAACTTTATATTCACAGTCCTTTACTTCGAGGGGGGTatctgttaaaaatgtctgcTGGTTGAGCAGTATGTGGATAATGACAAGAGTAAGCCCAGGAAATTTGATCCACACGGAAATAGTTACATCTTGTCCATGTTTTTCCATTACCCCACCACAATCCGCTTTAATTGGGAACAACTGTGACTTACGTGCATTATTTGTTTCCCTAGTTTCTGACATGGTGCACGCAAATACATGTTCATATCCATTTCCAGATATTATTAAGCTCTCgtcatgcttttttttccatctacaTATTCCCTATTTCTCCTAAATCCAAATCCTTAAATGAAGCTTTAAAACTTGCATCAGCCCAGCTTTAATTAGACTTCTTATGCATTATTGGAAAAATTTGGATTGGAGTATTTTGTTTGACAAGTCAGAACGACAGATATCCAAAACATCAGCCAGAGCGGGGGGAAACCTGGGGCTAAAGGTCAAAGCTAGACTGGCAGCGCTGTGATATGTTCAGGGATTACACTGCAGTttcatccccccccccaaaaaaaaaaaaagtaattactcAAAGCTTTATGACATAACTGCTAGTCCAAAGGATGCGCTCTGTTACGCAATACCATCAACTCAAAATCCTTAATGAGAATATTATGTCTCCCGATCTGGCGGACGGTCCGTGTGCTCAGAGAACAAAAGAGGACGGCGGTAAAACTGAAGAGAGGGGGCACGTGTCGGGCACTGAGCAGAGCATGAAGCGAGGGGCAGTcgtgcaaaattaaaataataattttttaaaaaaggttcaAATTTAATGAATACATTATCAGTGCACAAGAAGAGGGATTGCATGTGCATTTCATCATGAAGGTCCAAAGggccaaaagcaaaaaaaaaaaaaaaaacatttggtgcAATGCTTTCCACAACAATTATCCAACTTTGACGTTGGGACACAAAATTGGCGAATTAGTTTACTTACTACCAAGTATTCAAGCTCAGTGTGCAGCTGAGGTGCACAAATTAAAGCACCAAATACACTATAGATTTATCAATATCAGACATAAACAGGGCAGTCTTTCCTGTCAGCGTATGGAAGTCCGAGACTGTCCCCAAAATCACCTTCAATACCAAAGCAAGTTCTATTTTAAATATCTACCATGGCCCAAGTGGTCATGGTCCAACACTTCAGCAACTCACCCAGTACCAAGATGAGACGATCAGACGCTCATTGGGGAGACTCAGCTGAGAgcatattaaattaaactggcATATCTGAGTATGACCTCTATTGATCTGAGAACACTACACTTAGctttttataaaaaagaaaaaaaagaagaaaaaaaaaagaagaaaatattccACTGCGAAGTGACCCAGATAGTCAGAACACATCCTCCCAACCCTGAGGCTCAGTAGCTCAAAGTGGAGGCTTTTACTGAGGCAATTCTCTCAGGCTGAGCCTCAcaaaaaactgcattaaaactTTCATGGAGACTTTTATCAATGAGGAGCTCAAGCGTTAAGGTTTGAGCTTCAAAAGCTTGGGCACGGCTGAACGGGATCTTGACACCTGGAAGGGAGAGGAGCCTCACGATATCTTTGAATCAACAGACACGTGTGAAATCTGCCCTTAATGGTAGGAAATACGGCAATAATTGGCAATTATAGTGCAGTTAGGTGACGGCTGGCTGGATTAAAAACAGACACCGAGACGGCATCAGGCTACCGTGCACACTCTTTTGATAAATCTCGGCCTGCTGAGATCTCTTCTTCTGATACAAGCTCTCTGGGCAAATTTACcaggcacaaaataaaactgcacgATGCGACACAAAGCTGTCGGGCCCTCCTTACTTCCCTCCTGAGGTGAAGAGCACAGTTCTCCCCAGGGCTGGCCTTCATCTGCTTAATATCACAACACGTTCATAATCCTCCAGCGGGCTCCGTGCCCAATTATCCCCGATAACATCGGAACGCCCAGCGGCAGGTCCGCTCCCCGCTGACACGGGAGGGACGTAGTCGGTGGTGAGATATTGCACACAAAAGGACAAAGCATTACAGTCGGTACGAAAGGTTTTCCCTGATTGTTGAAGAATGACTGACAACATTGGAGACTACGAATACAACATCAAGCTGCTAGCAAACAAAATAGTCAAGGTGTGCAGGAAGTCAAGAAGTACAGCTGTGAGAATCACAGATTGCAACCAATTTTGTCCACTCTGGGCTACTGTAACAACATGGCAGACTCCGTGTAGATCTAGAGGGTGCATTTCTTATTTTCAAATGGTtgtacactaatgaaaacattatGGATTCATTTTCTGCTGATAGAGCCCCCTACATTCTACACATTGCACTCTTGCTGTAACAAGGCAATGTACTCCCGGCATCAAGGTTAGTAACAAAGGGCCGTCATCTCGCTGTTGACCAATTCAAAGGACGCACAGACAGGACAGTCTGCACAAGATGAACAGTGGAGCTACAGGTCAAAAACAGAACCGATTAGAACAAAATGCTAATTACATGGCGAGTCTGCAAATGACCACATTGTACTATCTGTCTTgacactattttttttcccttctacTTAATTTTTGCTCAGTTGCTTCGCCAAATACGCCTTCTCAAAATCAAATCGCCCTTTCACCCCATTATTCCCGCACGCCATCTGATTCAGGCCATGGGATTTTCATGATTTTCTGTAAATGTGAGGCCAAATGTGAAGCCACACCGCTACATCTTTGTTATCACTGGCTCATAAAATACACGGTTCCATAAGCataactttcattttttatggCTCGCGCGGGCTCAGTCGGAGTAAATGCATCTTCACTgcctttaaataattttttggACTCTTCAAATGTAAGTGTCATTATTGTCTTATAAAAGCGAAGGAGCTAAAACGCGTTAAGGCCTATTTTACGTAAAGAACACGAGCGTTCATTTGGAGTCAAGCTTCTGCGCTGATAAAGCTCTGAATGTGTTCGGTattcttctcccccctccccaagaGCAGTTTGCTGTGACTTGATAAGAGGAtggtgagagaacaaagagcaaaaacaaaaacggtgAAAATGCAGCCATACAAGTAAAATAACAAGCTTATGAGAAAGCTAAAACTAtggaaaaaagaataaaaaagagagggaaatgcatatttttgGGGCCTATTTCTATTCGTCATCTCCAACAAACGCGTCATACGTGCACAGTCATTTGAGGCGCTGATTGAGGGCTGCTTTCATCTCCAGGTTGTTGACTCGTCTACTGGCGTTGCGAATGCCTGCGCCACTTTCTGTCATCTGGATTTTAATGCACTCGCTCATATTTCCACCGCCTGCCGCAGGAGGCCACATTCCACTTATTTGGGGGAAATTGAAGAGTTGGGCTCATGCTTCATGCTCAAATAGACGTGACAGAGTGTGCACAgcgatcatgcataacattatgaccaccttcctgatgcTGTGTAGGTCCCctttgtgcttccaaaacagctgtgagtgttgttagtggggggcctttgggttctatgggttgtCTATATTgtgaatcctgctggggaactgctgccatcaaggcgtgtcattgctacagggtaggggcacctggtctggtctaggtgggtgctacatgtctaagtaacatctacatgaattccaggtccaaaagtttcccagcagaacattgtattgtcacaagatggtcaatgatatttactcctcctgtcagtggtcataatgttgtggctgttctgTGTACATGTGAAGTGGCGACACTGAGACAGACGTTCCCGTTGGAGCTACTTTTGTGACCACATACCCCTTTCGACAATGCACAAATTCCACCTAGACGAACGCGATCCTGTGAGATATGGCGGGTCATAATcgaccaccaaaaaaaaaaggatcaaacaGAACAGCGGCTCTTTGGTGACAGGCAGCATTATGCGCACAAAAGAGGCGGATAACAAAAGCAATGAAAAGAGCCGCTTCTCTCGGCTCCACTGTGCATTAACACCActgtaacaggaaaaaaaaaatgccttttgtTTCTCAGCCCTTGATTGTTGTCCTTCACCACAACCGCTTCATCAAGTACACGCTCCATTAAAACGCCGTGAAACATCAAAAAGTCAAGTATCTGAAGCTGGAAAATAGATTTCATCAGCACTTCTGTGGGAAAAATGCTGGGAGACCACTGAAGGCGCATAGGCGTTAGGGGTGGAAACCGGAGCAAACAAAGAAAGTCAACATTTTGTGCTTCCCAACAAGTGAGATGACAAGACATCACATTAATTCTCGTGATTAACAGACAGACAAGACGGATGCCACAGGAAACATGATCACATCGGTCAGAATGAATCACTCGGCAAATACACACcaggaaataaatgtaaattcgATAATACTGCTAAATGAGAACATACTGTCCTGTTCAGAACGGGATATGGTCTGCGGGTAATTGCTCATCCTCTGCAGAAAGCAAGAatccagcctccagcctgtgAGGTTTAGTCTGACAAAGTGCTTCCTCCTGTCCAGCGGGCTGACAGTAGAATTC encodes:
- the LOC125011226 gene encoding phosphatase and actin regulator 1-like isoform X2, whose translation is MATTPASSTDRRPIRRLRSKSDTPYLVEARLSFNLRTAEEVERLAAMRSESLLSGTHTPPIRRRSKFATLGRLLKPWKWRKKKSEKFKQTSAALERKMSVRQSRDELIKRGVLKEIFEKATVEFRSSMDGSVCTQEPPLKSSMVLPTKKSVTFPGDHQDTPAKPPLYHKQPPALPPKPFSRIPNHSTDSCQPMKLPCMPGSKHSPPLPPKKVMICVPPGGLDSSSSPSPSPNPLSGLGQKCGPPPHHIALLPSQLAGLSGFHQSHGHPLQLQYGSLHTPSRIIEELNKTLALSMQRFESSALHGGGQCAPLDRREVPSVIIDYEDDKENMPSESDYEDLPSMYKDDEDDDVDDDEDDDEDDDSIFTSTLAQKVLRKDSLAIKLSNRPSKRELEEKNILPMQTDEERLESRQQIGTKLTRRLSQRPTAEELEQRNILKPRNEQEEIEEKREIKRRLTRKLSQRPTVEELRQAKILIRFSDYVEVSDAQDYDRRADKPWTRLTAADKAAIRKELNDFKSNEMEVHESSRHLTRFHRP